A section of the Parasteatoda tepidariorum isolate YZ-2023 chromosome 6, CAS_Ptep_4.0, whole genome shotgun sequence genome encodes:
- the LOC107447354 gene encoding tubulin alpha-1 chain, translated as MRECISVHVGQAGVQIGNACWELYCLEHGIQPDGQMPSDKTVGGGDDSFNTFFSETGAGKHVPRAVYIDLEPTVVDEVRTGTYRQLFHPEQLITGKEDAANNYARGHYTIGKEIVDLVLDKIRKLADQCTGLQGFLIFHSFGGGTGSGFTSLLMERLSVDYGKKSKLEFAIYPAPQVSTAVVEPYNSILTTHTTLEHSDCAFMVDNEAIYDICRRNLDIERPTYTNLNRLIGQIVSSITASLRFDGALNVDLTEFQTNLVPYPRIHFPLVTYAPVISAEKAYHEQLTVSEITNACFEPANQMVKCDPRHGKYMACCLLYRGDVVPKDVNAAIAAIKTKRTIQFVDWCPTGFKVGINYQPPTVVPGGDLAKVQRAVCMLSNTTAIAEAWARLDHKFDLMYAKRAFVHWYVGEGMEEGEFSEAREDLAALEKDYEEVGIDSAEGGEDDGDEEF; from the exons ATGCGTGAATGTATTAGTGTCCATGTTGGTCAGGCTGGTGTGCAAATTGGTAATGCCTGCTGGGAGCTATACTGTTTAGAGCACGGTATTCAACCTGATGGACAGATGCCCAGTGATAAAACTGTTGGAGGTGGGGACGATTCATTCAATACTTTCTTCAGCGAAACTGGAGCTGGTAAACATGTACCAAGAGCAGTGTACATTGATCTTGAACCTACTGTGGTAGATGAAGTCCGTACTGGTACATACAGACAGCTATTCCACCCTGAGCAGTTGATTACAGGAAAGGAAGATGCTGCCAACAACTATGCGAGAGGACATTATACCATTGGAAAAGAAATTGTTGACCTTGTACTTGACAAAATTCGTAAGCTTGCAGATCAGTGCACTGGCCTTCAAGGTTTTCTTATTTTCCATAGCTTTGGTGGTGGAACTGGGTCTGGTTTTACTTCTTTGTTGATGGAGAGGTTATCTGTTGACTATGGAAAGAAATCTAAGCTTGAGTTTGCCATCTATCCGGCTCCTCag GTGTCAACTGCTGTTGTTGAGCCATACAACTCCATCTTAACAACTCATACGACCTTAGAGCATTCTGACTGTGCATTCATGGTAGACAATGAAGCTATCTATGATATTTGCCGACGAAACCTGGACATTGAAAGACCCACCTATACTAATTTGAATCGTCTAATTGGACAGATTGTATCATCTATAACTGCTTCCCTTAGATTTGATGGAGCTCTGAATGTGGATTTAACAGAATTTCAAACAAATCTTGTACCATATCCAAGAATTCATTTCCCTCTTGTTACTTATGCACCAGTTATATCTGCTGAAAAAGCTTACCATGAGCAGTTAACTGTATCCGAAATTACTAACGCCTGTTTTGAGCCTGCTAATCAAATGGTTAAATGTGATCCCAGACATGGCAAGTACATGGCCTGCTGTCTATTATACCGTGGTGATGTAGTACCCAAGGACGTCAATGCCGCTATTGCTGCAATTAAGACAAAGAGGACAATTCAGTTTGTAGATTGGTGTCCAACTGGTTtcaag gttgGTATCAACTATCAGCCTCCAACAGTGGTTCCAGGTGGTGATTTAGCAAAGGTACAACGTGCAGTCTGTATGTTATCTAATACTACAGCCATTGCTGAAGCCTGGGCCCGACTTGACCATAAATTCGATCTTATGTATGCTAAAAGGGCTTTCGTACATTGGTACGTAGGAGAAGGTATGGAAGAGGGTGAATTTTCTGAGGCTCGAGAAGATTTAGCTGCCTTGGAGAAAGATTATGAAGAAGTTGGAATAGATTCAGCTGAAGGTGGTGAAGATGATGGCGatgaagaattttaa